A stretch of DNA from Juglans microcarpa x Juglans regia isolate MS1-56 chromosome 5D, Jm3101_v1.0, whole genome shotgun sequence:
GAGAACGGGAATCTGAAGGTTTCAGATTTTGGATTGAGTGCCCTTTCTGAATCTAAGCGTCAAGATGGGTTGCTCCATACAACCTGTGGGACCCCTGCATATGTTGCTCCAGAAGTGATTAACAGAAAAGGCTATGATGGACCCAAAGCTGATATTTGGTCATGTGGGGTGGTTTTATATGTTCTGTTGGCTGGTTATCTCCCATTCCAAGATTCAAATCTGATGGAGATGTATAAGAAGATTGGTAAGAGTGAATTTAAATTTCCTAATTGGTTTGGTCCCGAAGTTCGCAGGTTGTTGTCAAGGATCTTGGATCCAAACCCAAATACCAGGATATCCATTGCCAAGATAATGGATAATTCATGGTTCCGAAGGGGGTTAGTCCCCAAGTCCCGAGTTATTCATTCAGAAGTGAAAGAACCTGCCCCTCTGGATGCTGATGCAGTTTTTGGACCTAATGCGAATAGCAGTTCCATCACAGAATCAAAGCAAGAATTGGCAAAGCCTTCTAGCTTAAACGCTTTtgatatcatctcattttctgCTGGCTTCGATTTGTCTGGTTTATTTGAGGACACTGACCAGAAGAAAGAACTGCGATTTACATCCAATAAAGCTGCCTCGACTATAATCTCGAAGCTGGAAGACATTTGCAAGCGACTGAAGctgaaagtgaaaaagaaagacgGAGGGTTGTTGAAAATGGAGGGGTCCAAGGAAGGCAGGAAAGGGGTGCTGGGCATTGACACTGAGATATTTGAGATCACCCCACTTTACCATATGGTGGAGTTGAAGAAGTCGGGTGGAGATACACTGGAGTACCAAAAGATGTTGAA
This window harbors:
- the LOC121265309 gene encoding CBL-interacting protein kinase 2-like; translation: MENKASILMQRYELGRQLGQGTFAKVYHARNLKTGMSVAIKVIDKEKILKVGMIDQIKREISVMRLVRHPNVVELYEVMASKAKIYFVMEYAKGGELFSKVAKGKLKEDVARRYFQQLISAVDYCHSRGVFHRDLKPENLLLDENGNLKVSDFGLSALSESKRQDGLLHTTCGTPAYVAPEVINRKGYDGPKADIWSCGVVLYVLLAGYLPFQDSNLMEMYKKIGKSEFKFPNWFGPEVRRLLSRILDPNPNTRISIAKIMDNSWFRRGLVPKSRVIHSEVKEPAPLDADAVFGPNANSSSITESKQELAKPSSLNAFDIISFSAGFDLSGLFEDTDQKKELRFTSNKAASTIISKLEDICKRLKLKVKKKDGGLLKMEGSKEGRKGVLGIDTEIFEITPLYHMVELKKSGGDTLEYQKMLKQNIRPALKDIVWTWQGEQQQQEVGQQDQQIPHVLLPQVVLPPDS